Proteins encoded together in one Penicillium digitatum chromosome 1, complete sequence window:
- a CDS encoding Retinoic acid induced 16-like protein, with amino-acid sequence MDFWSRLIGGSRAVPKKSSKATSPTERLTAFKRACNALQQIWRSTNNPSGEQSVTHTRMYVERLNSILSEEARGPAPHPCVAYAASSQVFVTVTKLALSFHDEGVVRSATVFFDTLIDAEVDGVVDNRLFARAMVDLVRRAEKTSDEIEGRLVELLFGIANNIRLQPDILPAWFVPRVSPVAQDNDSQALSGTEFAGATRKDEFPLFYLLVDYVHHEGRAGDFARTGLLYLIETASRSKNLEKWLIESDLATLMATGLGALYSQLGHLSFASTAEDDNLPHIVVLSDHAKEETALQPTLGQTMDAFMSYLLFWQDTIDHCKSAEVNDTLLDHFQVLFLEQLLYPSLLESSDVAGGSTAAVLTYMCRILESIDQGELVHRILHFLLASSPQPEEQMDMSASRRKSLDVLAALASEAAQPSPSLFNLRDLALLGLHSSNSQTVLATLRLLNTVLQRHHLFARALIHTIPTQPANQRPVGALNAELEQLLVMGTSLVEDPTLNESYDNYVADATCVLESRLCLPVSSMEEDEVTLPLPLQLQQDDPIVQALFVCLESFFTNSVIVNLALTGVFMSLASSHLFSLDGWVLVDPNHYEAPSSDKSDNGFDYVRRAYQAPNWPATAAPTLILALQQLVDQAQQWQRELPDFNVLVAARRELLHQDDRPQTPVRSREPSEHPTSSTNRSHPSNPGSPDASTLASRGRSSYSVNSAPIFSSRDRDGSSVPSESRGSSNARAVAAEALRQRLATPFPPTPADPQSPSTEDGASGSEDTKDAPVATLGHVLTNVVILYEFILELSAVVQVRGSLFEEAGYDCN; translated from the exons ATGGACTTT TGGTCTCGTCTTATCGGCGGCTCGCGCGCGGTGCCCAAAAAATCCTCTAAGGCCACCTCGCCCACGGAACGGCTGACTGCCTTTAAACGTGCCTGCAATGCCCTCCAG CAAATATGGCGCTCAACAAACAATCCATCTGGCGAACAATCGGTTACGCACACGCGAATGTACGTTGAACGACTCAACTCGATTCTAAGCGAGGAAGCCCGCGGGCCCGCACCACATCCCTGTGTCGCCTATGCAGCATCTTCCCAGGTCTTTGTGACAGTGACGAAGCTCGCCCTCTCCTTCCACGATGAAGGAGTCGTCCGATCAGCCACGGTATTCTTCGACACGCTGATCGATGCGGAGGTGGATGGGGTTGTAGACAACCGATTGTTCGCCCGCGCGATGGTGGATCTTGTCCGCCGTGCCGAGAAGACATCGGATGAGATCGAGGGCCGACTGGTTGAACTGCTATTTGGTATTGCCAACAACATTCGTCTGCAGCCTGATATCTTGCCTGCGTGGTTTGTGCCTCGGGTATCACCTGTCGCCCAGGACAACGACTCCCAAGCCCTGAGTGGGACGGAGTTTGCAGGGGCGACGCGGAAGGACGAGTTTCCTCTGTTCTATCTGCTAGTGGACTATGTTCACCACGAAGGACGTGCTGGCGACTTTGCTCGAACGGGGTTGCTCTACCTCATTGAAACCGCATCTCGGTCCAAAAACTTGGAGAAATGGTTGATCGAGAGCGACCTAGCTACGCTCATGGCCACTGGACTGGGCGCACTTTACAGCCAGCTGGGACA TTTGTCGTTTGCTTCCACCGCCGAGGACGATAATCTCCCCCACATTGTTGTTTTATCTGATCATGCCAAAGAAGAGACCGCTTTGCAGCCAACACTCGGTCAAACCATGGATGCTTTTATGTCCTATCTGTTGTTTTGGCAGGATACAATCGACCATTGCAAATCTGCCGAAGTGAACGACACCTTACTAGACCATTTCCAGGTGCTGTTTTTAGAGCAACTTTT GTATCCCTCTTTGTTAGAATCATCAGATGTAGCTGGTGGCTCGACGGCAGCAGTGCTGACCTACATGTGCCGCATTCTTGAGTCAATCGATCAAGGTGAATTGGTTCATCGAATTCTACATTTCTTGCTAGCATCTTCCCCTCAACCCGAGGAGCAAATGGACATGTCTGCAAGCCGACGGAAGTCCCTCGATGTGCTAGCTGCTTTGGCCTCTGAAGCGGCTCAACCATCTCCGTCACTGTTCAATCTTCGTGACCTGGCCTTACTGGGACTTCATTCATCAAACTCCCAGACGGTGTTAGCTACGCTACGCCTTTTAAATACTGTGCTTCAGAGACACCATCTGTTTGCACGAGCGCTGATCCACACCATTCCTACACAGCCTGCAAATCAGCGCCCCGTTGGCGCTTTGAATGCCGAGCTAGAGCAACTTTTGGTCATGGGAACGTCCCTCGTCGAAGATCCTACGCTGAATGAGTCGTATGACAACTATGTTGCAGATGCGACATGTGTGCTTGAATCCCGCCTATGTCTGCCCGTTTCTTCAATGGAGGAAGACGAGGTGACGCTACCGTTACCATTGCAACTCCAGCAAGACGATCCCATAGTGCAGGCTCTTTTCGTGTGCCTTGAATCTTTCTTTACCAACAGCGTCATTGTCAATCTAGCATTAACAGGTGTGTTTATGAGCCTGGCATCCTCACATCTCTTCTCCTTGGACGGGTGGGTGTTGGTTGATCCCAACCATTACGAGGCCCCGTCCTCGGACAAAAGCGACAACGGATTTGACTACGTTCGTCGGGCCTACCAAGCACCAAATTGGCCCGCAACAGCTGCTCCGACATTGATTTTAGCTCTCCAACAACTCGTGGACCAGGCTCAACAATGGCAACGAGAACTCCCCGATTTTAATGTACTGGTAGCTGCCCGACGAGAACTCTTGCACCAGGACGATCGTCCACAGACGCCGGTCCGATCACGAGAGCCCTCGGAGCATCCAACATCCTCAACAAATCGCTCGCACCCGTCGAACCCGGGTTCACCGGATGCCTCTACCCTAGCTTCCCGTGGCCGGTCTTCGTACTCGGTCAATTCGGCGCCCATATTTTCCAGTCGGGACCGGGATGGGTCTTCTGTTCCTTCTGAATCGCGCGGATCCTCCAACGCCCGAGCCGTGGCCGCTGAGGCTCTCCGACAGCGCCTTGCCACGCCGTTTCCGCCTACTCCCGCGGATCCGCAATCTCCGTCTACCGAAGATGGAGCCTCGGGCTCAGAAGATACCAAGGATGCCCCAGTCGCAACTCTCGGTCATGTACTGACTAATGTGGTGATTCTTTATGAATTTATCCTAGAGCTGTCGGCAGTAGTACAAGTTCGGGGAAGCTTATTTGAAGAGGCAGGATATGACTGTAATTAA
- a CDS encoding Histone-fold, whose product MARRSSRLAQSDHAPTPEPMPEAIQPMPEVFQPIPEPIAMAPVPAVAPEMEEEIPPAPPTAGIEVKTKFPVARIKRIMQADEDVGKVAQVTPIAVSKALELFMISLVTKAAQEAKDRNSKRVTASHLKQAVAKDEVLDFLADIIAKVPDQPASRKHEDDGSDQNEGRRKRGGRRPKDESD is encoded by the exons ATGGCCCGTCGTTCAAGTCGTCTTGCTCAGTCCGATCACGCCCCCACCCCCGAACCTATGCCTGAAGCAATTCAACCCATGCCCGAAGTTTTCCAACCAATCCCAGAGCCGATCGCAATGGCGCCAGTCCCCGCCGTTGCGCCGGAGATGGAGGAAGAGATTCCACCGGCGCCTCCAACTGCGGGGATTGAAGTAAAGACCAAGTTTCCGGTGGCGCGCATCAAGCGCATCATGCAGGCCGATGAGGATGTTGGCAAGGTTGCTCAAGTGACGCCAATTGCTGTGT CCAAGGCTCTTGAGCTCTTCATGATCTCTCTCGTCACCAAGGCGGcacaagaagcaaaagatCGCAACTCAAAGCGCGTCACAGCTTCGCATCTCAAACAGGCCGTCGCCAAGGATGAAGTGCTTGACTTTCTGGCCGACATAATCGCTAAGGTCCCTGACCAACCCGCTAGCCGGAAACACGAAGACGACGGGAGCGATCAAAATGAGGGCCGCCGTAAGCGTGGCGGGCGGCGACCAAAGGATGAGAGTGATTGA
- a CDS encoding E3 ubiquitin-protein ligase RBBP6 — MAVADVSGLMDIASTLVQEEIPFKLRCAICNKLAVNAFRLPCCDQSICETCQASLSDTCPVCTHTPVSPDLCKPNKALRTTLKAFLRTKEKKREKDRQSVAPLTPSNVTPADKNIPAEDITPDQNGAKSVAAVYIKAPVSPHPTEHTESKPQEPGPDTPAPETAGESIPQRSVPDSVNQLAQPEATGDQLNGTEAALESTTEDAAVNETPLNGEPVPPPEGTPGDSVTTSMTSNMAGNFPAMGWNGIGMNPFMAGMFNYPNTMGMPMGMDPMASQGMYGMNMTGMGMNTGMNYNGGMYGSLGWDASQQNNNMWQGGQNKFNPNAFANGTGPPYGGAFGGSNMSAYPSHSDYQSGYYGGYGRGGYRGRGRGQFHGSGRGGFGPMQGHFRQGSNSGYPNQNQSIANGLTGTQMDAQGNVQTIEIAPESGETGPDVPGNPDDIPTGTTDQPQGIPTIDSLDNSVPTGPGYGQMSNGYGQYRYSRYGQERGPGVEGAPAAPRAMRQGLPNTSVLRQRGFQIQGRASISCEPTEDNRPRAASNAPSQRGQSRSQSPTQNPVSRPRSPSVNGTEDDRVSRHGAETKRLDRVDELQSNARQSRSPSHTSSRPSSRRRHHDSDRERDRRTNHRSQRTRRHRSRSRSSSRNGDFRPSGRLEKTAEKEGSNGRTKASSEAPESRDLASQISSTYHSTKDRGSRREDDRSREQDRDLRRRDRDRDRDRRGRDRDSDRERRRDSDRDKDRTSERDRDRPRERDRGRDRDRDRKRSRRDRSPSVTGVDHPQARRVKRGDEDRSRDTNGDSTKRAEPDKDPYTLEREARNKERLEREQQHREKAKSGRRRDGRQDRVVAGRRINYKYEDEL, encoded by the exons ATGGCGGTGGCGGATGTGTCCGGTCTCATGGACATTGccag TACCCTGGTCCAAGAGGAGATCCCGTTCAAGCTACGATGCGCCATCTGCAATAAGCTGGCGGTAAATGCATTTCGTCTCCCCTGCTGCGACCAGTCTATCTGTGAGACCT GCCAAGCTTCCCTCTCCGACACATGTCCCGTCTGCACACATACCCCCGTCTCTCCGGATCTCTGCAAACCAAACAAGGCTCTGCGGACCACTCTCAAGGCTTTCCTGCGcaccaaagagaagaagcggGAAAAGGACCGTCAATCTGTGGCGCCTTTAACGCCATCCAATGTCACGCCCGCAGACAAAAACATACCTGCCGAGGATATTACTCCTGATCAAAATGGAGCTAAGTCAGTGGCCGCTGTGTATATCAAGGCACCAGTCTCGCCGCACCCCACAGAACATACAGAATCAAAGCCTCAAGAGCCTGGACCAGACACACCAGCCCCGGAAACAGCTGGAGAAAGCATTCCACAGCGAAGTGTCCCAGATTCGGTAAATCAGCTAGCTCAG CCCGAGGCAACTGGTGATCAACTCAACGGCACCGAAGCGGCCCTTGAGTCTACGACTGAAGATGCTGCAGTCAACGAAACTCCACTAAATGGAGAACCTGTTCCCCCTCCCGAGGGGACTCCTGGGGATTCTGTTACCACCTCGATGACCTCAAACATGGCCGGAAACTTCCCCGCGATGGGCTGGAACGGAATCGGTATGAATCCTTTCATGGCCGGCATGTTCAATTACCCGAACACGATGG GCATGCCCATGGGGATGGACCCGATGGCAAGTCAGGGGATGTACGGAATGAACATGACTGGCATGGGCATGAATACTGGGATGAATTACAACGGGGGCATGTATGGATCGTTAGGATGGGACGCATCCCAACAGAACAACAATATGTGGCAAGGCGGCCAAAATAAATTCAATCCAAATGCTTTCGCAAATGGCACGGGTCCTCCTTATGGAGGAGCATTTGGCGGGTCTAATATGTCTGCTTACCCTTCTCATTCAGACTATCAGTCCGGCTACTATGGCGGTTATGGTCGTGGTGGGTATCGAGGTCGCGGCCGTGGCCAGTTTCATGGCTCTGGTCGAGGTGGCTTTGGACCCATGCAAGGTCATTTCCGCCAGGGTTCCAACTCAGGCTACCCCAACCAGAACCAAAGCATTGCTAATGGTCTCACCGGTACTCAAATGGATGCTCAAGGTAATGTCCAAACAATTGAGATTGCTCCAGAATCAGGTGAAACTGGACCCGATGTGCCGGGTAATCCAGATGATATCCCAACAGGGACCACAGACCAACCCCAAGGAATTCCCACAATTGACAGTCTTGATAATTCTGTACCAACCGGACCTGGGTACGGTCAAATGAGTAATGGTTATGGCCAATACAGGTATAGCCGATATGGACAAGAACGCGGGCCAGGCGTTGAAGGCGCCCCAGCTGCTCCACGTGCCATGAGGCAGGGGCTACCCAACACCAGTGTGTTGCGACAACGTGGCTTCCAGATTCAGGGTCGAGCCAGTATCTCTTG TGAACCCACTGAGGACAATCGCCCAAGGGCCGCATCCAACGCTCCGTCTCAACGTGGGCAGTCTCGATCTCAATCTCCCACGCAGAATCCAGTTTCTCGTCCCCGTTCGCCATCTGTTAATGGTACTGAAGATGACCGTGTCAGTCGGCATGGTGCAGAAACTAAACGCCTAGATCGGGTTGATGAGCTACAATCCAACGCCCGTCAATCTCGTTCTCCATCCCACACTTCCTCTCGTCCGTCCTCGCGACGCCGACATCACGACAGTGATCGGGAGCGAGATCGAAGAACTAACCACCGGTCACAACGCACCCGTCGTCACCGCAGCCGTAGCCGCAGCTCCAGTCGAAACGGCGATTTCCGTCCCTCTGGTCGTCTAGAAAAGACTGCAGAGAAAGAGGGATCAAATGGCAGGACCAAAGCGTCCTCCGAAGCCCCAGAGTCACGCGATCTAGCAAGCCAAATCAGCAGCACCTATCACTCCACCAAGGATAGAGGAAGTCGGCGCGAAGACGACAGATCACGAGAACAAGACCGAGATCTCCGACGCCGAGATCGTGACCGAGACCGCGACCGTCGTGGCAGAGACCGGGATTCCGATCGCGAACGTCGCCGTGATAGCGACCGCGACAAAGATAGGACTTCAGAGCGCGACCGCGATCGACCAAGGGAGCGAGATCGTGGTCGTGATCGTGACCGCGATCGCAAGCGTTCTCGCCGCGATCGATCCCCGTCTGTCACCGGCGTCGACCATCCCCAAGCCCGTCGTGTGAAACGTGGGGATGAAGACCGTAGCAGGGACACAAATGGAGACTCAACAAAAAGGGCCGAGCCCGATAAAGATCCTTACACCCTCGAGCGTGAAGCACGCAATAAGGAGCGCCTCGAGCGTGAGCAGCAGCACCGTGAAAAGGCCAAGTCTGGCCGCCGCCGTGATGGCCGGCAGGACCGTGTGGTGGCGGGCCGTCGCATCAACTACAAGTATGAAGATGAACTCTGA
- a CDS encoding Actin-binding protein, putative: protein MSGRFVRSSKYRHVFGRSTRKDQCFDNLRVSRNAWDTNLLKVNPKHIAVNWEAGGGGAFAIIPLEERGKLPERIPLCRGHTAVVLDTDWNPFNDDLIASGSDDGKVFLWRVPENFTVRPEVDADDIKDLAPIGKLSGHPKKIGHVLFNPAAENVLATASGDYTVKIWDIEAGAPKLTLNIGDIVQSQSWSANGSLLVTTSRDKKLRIWDVRQERPAHETNGHTGAKNSRAVWLGERDRIATTGFSKMSDRQLALWDIRAVREPIDGFKTLDSISGVCMPFWDDGTNMLYLAGRGDGNIRYFELENDKFEFLSEHKSADPQRGVAFMPKRGVNMHENEVARAYKTVSDQYIEPVSFIVPRRSENFQDDIYPPATGLAAAMSSSEWLGGKEALPPKISMASLFDGEGIKEVSGVEEKLTGSMDAPAPKPAEALKAAETPKTPGPASSKIAAEIVSEPTPVARPAPSMKEQGASMAAMVNKFADGEDETTVSDDDDDSSFEEVSKSLERPSRPVAAESASPRVSSPLRPKEAETKQTETKPESTLVSSTVLSHASETPSPATFIHKNDIEEIKKLIVEQTKTIASQAQQMQTLTAEIEALKSKLN, encoded by the exons ATGTCCGGGCGTTTTGTTCGTTCCTCTAAATATC GCCACGTCTTTGGGCGATCGACGAGAAAG GATCAATGTTTCGACAACCTTCGAGTCTCCCGAAACGCTTGGGATACCAACCTTCTTAAG GTCAACCCAAAACATATTGCGGTCAATTGGGAAGCAGGTGGTGGCGGAGCTTTTGCGATTATTCCTCTTGAGGAACGGGGCAAGCTCCCTGAGCGCATCCCATTGTGCCGAGGTCACACAGCCGTCGTTTTGGACACCGACTG GAACCCCTTCAATGATGACCTGATTGCCTCAGGATCCGATGATGGCAAG GTTTTCCTCTGGCGGGTTCCGGAGAACTTCACCGTTCGACCTGAGGTCGACGCCGACGACATCAAGGATCTCGCGCCTATTGGCAAATTGAGTGGTCATCCTAA GAAGATTGGCCACGTGCTCTTCAACCCCGCGGCAGAAAACGTGCTGGCCACGGCCTCGGGCGACTATACCGTGAAGATCTGGGATATTGAAGCCGGCGCACCGAAACTCACGCTGAATATTGGTGATATTGTACAGTCCCAGTCGTGGAGTGCCAACGGCTCTTTGTTGGTCACTACCTCGCGTGACAAGAAGCTCCGCATCTGGGATGTGCGACAGGAACGTCCGGCTCACGAGACGAATGGCCATACTGGTGCCAAGAACAGCCGTGCTGTATGGCTGGGAGAGCGCGATCGCATTGCGACTACCGGTTTCTCCAAGATGAGCGACCGCCAGCTGGCGCTCTGGGATATCCGTGCCGTCCGGGAACCCATCGACGGTTTCAAGACCTTGGATTCCATTTCTGGCGTTTGCATGCCTTTCTGGGATGATGGAACTAACATGCTGTACTTGGCTGGACGAGG TGACGGCAACATCCGATACTTTGAGCTTGAGAACGACAAGTTCGAGTTCCTTTCTGAGCACAAGTCTGCCGACCCCCAGCGAGGAGTTGCTTTCATGCCTAAGCGTGGCGTGAACATGCATGAGAACGAAGTCGCTCGCGCCTACAAGACCGTCAGTGACCAATACATCGAACCCGTCTCATTCATCGTGCCCCGCCGGTCCGAGAACTTCCAGGACGACATCTACCCGCCCGCGACTGGATTGGCCGCCGCCATGTCTTCGTCCGAATGGCTGGGTGGCAAGGAGGCACTTCCTCCAAAGATCTCCATGGCCAGCCTATTTGATGGCGAGGGCATCAAGGAGGTGTCAGGAGTGGAGGAAAAGCTGACTGGCTCTATGGATGCTCCTGCGCCCAAGCCTGCCGAGGCACTTAAAGCCGCTGAGACCCCCAAGACCCCTGGGCCTGCTTCCTCAAAGATTGCCGCCGAGATTGTTTCTGAACCTACTCCTGTCGCGCGCCCGGCCCCATCGATGAAGGAACAAGGTGCTTCAATGGCCGCCATGGTGAACAAGTTTGCCGATGGTGAAGATGAGACTACCGTCTctgacgacgacgacgactCCAGCTTTGAGGAAGTTTCCAAGTCGCTTGAGCGTCCTAGTCGCCCTGTCGCTGCCGAGTCTGCTTCGCCCCGCGTCAGCAGCCCGTTGAGgcccaaggaagccgagacAAAGCAAACTGAGACAAAGCCGGAATCTACCTTAGTC TCTTCTACTGTTCTATCACACGCTAGCGAGACCCCTTCGCCCGCCACTTTCATCCATAAGAACGACATTGAAGAGATTAAGAAGTTGATTGTTGAACAGACAAAGACGATTGCATCTCAGGCACAGCAAATGCAAACACTTACTGCCGAGATTGAGGCGTTGAAGAGCAAGCTGAACTAA